Proteins co-encoded in one Firmicutes bacterium CAG:345 genomic window:
- a CDS encoding unknown (no significant homology to UniProt) codes for MDNPGLFQESNKKYSITKRMIIFLIDGILTIGTIFALFFGICQFIIPSLAHNEIYKLNSWYQEICISENVPYTEGTYGIYKVDSKKYILQLSEQGIEEDKLMDTYLQKVDELDDKLAKVDGYTETYRKFNSIYLLNFISCICVSTLIFELIIPLCNKRHKTIGMMIFKSNLVNRDNIVASNSKILLRFLFIQIIELIAVYLLINWIGILFETLITLVLISFTGNRYALHDLVTNLHVEEQSKSFTE; via the coding sequence ATGGATAATCCTGGACTTTTCCAAGAAAGCAATAAAAAATATTCCATTACAAAAAGAATGATAATCTTCTTGATAGATGGAATATTAACTATCGGTACAATCTTCGCTTTATTTTTCGGAATATGCCAATTTATCATTCCTTCTTTAGCACATAATGAAATTTATAAATTAAATTCTTGGTATCAAGAAATTTGTATTTCAGAAAATGTTCCTTATACAGAAGGAACATATGGAATTTACAAAGTTGATTCTAAAAAATATATATTGCAGCTTTCCGAACAAGGTATAGAAGAAGATAAATTAATGGATACTTATCTTCAGAAAGTAGATGAGTTAGATGATAAATTAGCTAAAGTTGATGGTTACACTGAAACATATAGAAAATTCAATAGCATTTATCTTTTGAATTTTATAAGTTGCATTTGCGTAAGTACTTTAATTTTTGAATTAATCATTCCTCTTTGCAATAAAAGACATAAAACTATTGGCATGATGATTTTCAAATCAAATTTAGTAAATAGAGATAATATCGTTGCAAGTAACTCTAAAATTCTTTTGCGTTTCTTATTTATACAAATTATTGAATTAATTGCAGTATATCTTCTTATAAATTGGATAGGTATCCTTTTTGAAACATTAATTACTTTAGTATTAATATCTTTTACTGGAAATAGATATGCTTTGCACGATTTAGTTACAAATCTTCATGTTGAGGAACAATCAAAAAGCTTTACTGAATAA
- a CDS encoding fructose-bisphosphate aldolase (product inferred by homology to UniProt) has product MSLENLNKMLKDAEDNNYAVPQFNVWNLEWISAVLDKCQELKTPVILGVSQNGAKYMGGFYVVTQMIKAYIKKNNITIPVAIHLDHASSFEACKEAIDEGFTSVMIDASRKPFEENLDITKKVVEYAHPRNVTVEAELGKVGGKEEEVVAESFYADKNECLKMVQEAKIDALAPALGSQHGFYKGEPKLGLKEMKEIHDLVKLPLVLHGGSGIPDDQIKQTINYGTVKININTDCLCAWVKIVHEIIKENPQEIDPRKIIGPGKKGIQDVIENRCLVFGSIGKANING; this is encoded by the coding sequence ATGAGTTTAGAAAATTTAAATAAAATGCTAAAAGATGCAGAAGATAATAACTATGCCGTTCCCCAATTTAACGTTTGGAATTTAGAATGGATTTCTGCTGTTCTAGATAAATGCCAAGAACTAAAAACTCCTGTAATTCTTGGCGTATCACAAAATGGTGCTAAATATATGGGTGGATTTTATGTCGTTACTCAAATGATAAAAGCATATATAAAGAAAAATAACATAACAATTCCTGTCGCAATTCATCTTGACCACGCTTCTTCTTTTGAAGCATGTAAAGAAGCTATAGATGAAGGCTTTACTTCTGTAATGATAGATGCTTCAAGAAAACCTTTTGAAGAAAATTTAGACATTACCAAAAAAGTGGTTGAATATGCTCATCCAAGAAATGTTACAGTTGAAGCAGAACTTGGAAAGGTTGGAGGAAAGGAAGAAGAAGTAGTCGCTGAATCTTTCTACGCTGATAAAAATGAATGCTTAAAGATGGTACAAGAAGCAAAAATTGATGCTCTTGCTCCTGCACTTGGATCTCAACATGGTTTTTATAAAGGCGAACCAAAATTAGGTTTAAAAGAAATGAAAGAAATACATGATTTGGTCAAATTACCTTTGGTTTTACATGGCGGTTCAGGAATTCCAGATGATCAAATTAAACAAACTATTAATTACGGAACGGTTAAAATTAACATCAATACAGATTGCCTTTGTGCTTGGGTTAAAATTGTTCATGAAATAATAAAAGAAAATCCACAAGAAATAGATCCAAGAAAAATTATCGGACCTGGTAAAAAAGGAATACAAGATGTTATAGAAAATCGTTGTCTAGTTTTCGGATCCATTGGAAAGGCAAATATCAATGGATAA
- a CDS encoding membrane protease subunits stomatin/prohibitin homologs (product inferred by homology to UniProt), with translation MKTLVKQNQVGLLFKKGRFIKFVKAGLYHHFPSTFIEVINLNAEISSKYISKRDILEKEGAKDLFDFYEVGDQEYGVHFVDDNYDCFLESGLHIFSKENRVNTFIKTSYKNTKVADDFPIYLFEKIPSKYFISVMIEEFKKGLLFIDGKLSEVLEPGRYFYWKNLQVVTYENIPVRETNIDMTGQEVLTQDKATIRVNIVCNYLVDDPVKVIECYEDYSRQIYLKLQFAARDYVGTKTLDEVLDSRNEMANYIFDAIKDDLKKNYITITEVGIKDIILPGDMRDIMNTVLIATKKAQANVITRREEVASTRSLLNTAKLMEDNPTLYKLKEMEFIEKISDKIGSINVTGSGDIVSQLTSLLKK, from the coding sequence ATGAAAACATTAGTTAAGCAAAATCAAGTTGGTTTATTGTTTAAAAAAGGTCGTTTTATCAAGTTTGTTAAAGCTGGACTTTATCATCATTTTCCATCAACATTTATTGAAGTAATAAATTTAAATGCAGAAATTTCTTCTAAGTATATCTCTAAAAGAGATATTTTAGAAAAAGAAGGCGCTAAAGATTTGTTTGATTTTTACGAAGTTGGCGATCAAGAGTATGGCGTTCATTTTGTTGATGATAATTATGATTGTTTTCTTGAAAGTGGCTTGCATATTTTTTCAAAGGAAAATAGGGTTAATACTTTCATAAAAACAAGTTATAAAAATACAAAAGTAGCCGATGATTTTCCAATTTATCTTTTTGAGAAAATACCTTCTAAATATTTCATTTCAGTTATGATTGAAGAATTTAAAAAGGGCTTGCTCTTTATCGATGGTAAATTATCTGAAGTTTTAGAGCCAGGCAGATATTTTTATTGGAAAAACCTTCAGGTTGTTACATATGAGAATATACCAGTTAGAGAAACAAATATCGATATGACAGGACAAGAGGTTTTAACACAGGATAAGGCAACTATTCGTGTTAATATAGTTTGTAATTATCTTGTTGATGATCCTGTTAAAGTAATAGAATGCTATGAAGATTACAGTCGCCAAATATATTTAAAATTACAATTTGCTGCACGTGATTATGTTGGAACTAAAACTTTGGATGAAGTTTTAGACAGCAGAAATGAGATGGCAAATTATATTTTTGATGCTATCAAAGATGATTTAAAGAAAAATTATATTACAATTACTGAGGTAGGAATCAAAGATATTATTCTTCCTGGCGATATGCGTGATATTATGAATACTGTTTTAATTGCAACTAAAAAAGCACAAGCTAATGTTATTACTAGACGTGAAGAAGTTGCTTCGACAAGATCTTTACTCAATACTGCAAAATTGATGGAAGATAACCCAACTTTATATAAGTTGAAAGAAATGGAATTTATAGAAAAGATATCAGATAAAATTGGAAGCATCAATGTTACCGGAAGCGGAGATATTGTTTCACAATTAACTTCTTTGTTAAAGAAATAA
- a CDS encoding uncharacterized protein (product inferred by homology to UniProt), whose protein sequence is MNYNEEFFTRLQELINQYKNIDISENTLLIGASHFTFWKEKAEEDLSPNLKAINFGIGGTTALFWKINMNLFKTFKYQPKNILLSIGGNDISQNCSNVETINRIISVFNQIKDIFPKTNMYFVGMFSSPCKIKDGRNQKQKEVSLAIDQYIETEKDKNLFYIDTHNFVYKNNSNIFDNAYNKNIDLNLFLDDNLHLNQNGFKLFGETIKKYFTSKYQ, encoded by the coding sequence ATGAACTATAATGAAGAATTTTTTACAAGATTACAAGAATTAATCAATCAATATAAAAATATTGATATTTCCGAAAATACTTTACTAATCGGAGCCTCACACTTTACTTTTTGGAAGGAAAAGGCAGAAGAAGATCTTTCGCCTAACCTTAAAGCAATAAATTTTGGCATCGGAGGAACAACCGCTTTATTTTGGAAAATCAATATGAATTTATTTAAAACTTTCAAATATCAACCCAAAAATATTTTATTGTCTATCGGTGGAAATGATATATCACAAAATTGTTCAAATGTAGAAACAATAAATAGAATAATTTCTGTATTCAATCAAATCAAAGATATTTTTCCAAAAACTAATATGTACTTTGTTGGTATGTTTTCTAGCCCTTGTAAAATTAAAGATGGAAGAAATCAAAAGCAAAAAGAAGTATCTTTAGCAATTGATCAATATATTGAAACTGAAAAGGATAAAAATCTATTTTATATAGATACCCATAATTTTGTATATAAAAACAATAGTAATATTTTCGATAACGCTTATAATAAAAATATTGACTTAAATTTATTTTTAGATGATAATCTTCACCTTAATCAAAATGGATTCAAGCTTTTTGGTGAAACAATAAAAAAGTATTTTACTAGTAAATATCAATAA
- a CDS encoding unknown (no significant homology to UniProt) codes for MKKRYLLLSLLLFPSLLASCSGNTTSSSSSSSSVSTSSSSVRPSTSSNSTSSSSSTSSSTLNSSSSSSSSSTTDVDYGTVSIESIDLALNDTFEIKPVFSNSSLGEKLSYTYDETAIKIENDVISVLKVGEMVEITASSIHFETKFYVNTLQEYGKLTINNVYATLGNYPLSDFVLKYENEKHIEKLTYKYNSKALEIDEENHLVTPLKAGMYDVEATSAHYSAKFKVIAYEVDENSFEYKDNGYLSYAKQLAKKYKNDDTTYFVGDSYFDARNFWTGYATQFPEYNIEAFGISSTTTQDWETYYETVFGDHSPKNIAIHLGTNNVYDDKASINQTINNTQRLLRRFHESYPSTNLYYFGITQRAYQNNGEWDIVDAVNAEMEKWAGDRDWITYVDSTSKFDRHDPSMYKDNTHPKNEYYQIFVDELLNAGCEIGESTKKSLEDFDVSLEDTVLQSRALFDNGTVLSRNFVLEGGWDIKELGNNPHIEICFNEDAEKRFLFWGGHGGDVSSFDVATFGYVRGTSSYKFDSKLNVKFKLVVTDDNAYLYIDGTLRAVAIDLPDVTDLIPIKFGGENIAVSWKNLTVANKATDEGAYNNAISLVKGDIDFYKSTCVVDSKRQGKIEDITKEKYDAVGSSTTIINGDGNILNRNFVLEGKWIITAHNPNAHIEIRFNEGYDTRFLLWDNKQNGVLYPATFNHTPSTSTSYNLVEPMEFSFKLVVLDSSAYLYINNELKIVGTNIAAQSGKIGTLFGSEGMEMTWSEMKAVTKDGDETSFNDEITKVQSDIDTYKSNLAL; via the coding sequence ATGAAAAAAAGATATTTATTATTAAGTTTACTTTTATTTCCTTCTCTTTTAGCATCTTGTAGTGGAAATACTACTTCATCTAGTAGTTCATCTTCAAGTGTTTCTACAAGTTCATCTAGTGTAAGACCATCTACTTCATCTAATTCTACTTCAAGTTCTTCTTCTACTAGTTCTTCCACATTGAATTCATCATCTTCTTCAAGTTCATCTTCAACAACCGATGTTGATTATGGAACAGTTAGTATTGAAAGTATTGATTTAGCTTTAAATGATACATTTGAAATTAAACCTGTTTTTTCAAATAGTTCTTTGGGTGAAAAACTGAGTTATACTTATGATGAAACAGCTATAAAAATTGAAAATGATGTTATTTCTGTTTTAAAAGTTGGCGAAATGGTTGAGATTACTGCATCTTCTATACATTTTGAAACTAAATTTTATGTTAATACATTACAAGAATATGGAAAATTGACAATTAATAATGTTTATGCAACTTTAGGAAATTATCCATTATCAGATTTTGTTTTAAAATATGAAAATGAAAAGCATATTGAAAAACTGACATATAAATATAATTCAAAAGCTTTAGAAATTGATGAAGAAAATCATCTTGTTACTCCATTAAAAGCAGGTATGTATGATGTTGAAGCAACAAGTGCCCACTATAGTGCTAAGTTTAAAGTTATAGCCTATGAAGTAGATGAAAATTCTTTCGAATATAAAGATAATGGTTATTTAAGTTATGCAAAGCAGCTTGCTAAAAAATATAAAAATGATGATACAACATATTTTGTTGGAGATTCATATTTTGATGCCAGAAATTTCTGGACAGGATATGCAACACAATTCCCTGAATATAATATAGAAGCTTTTGGCATATCTTCGACAACAACACAAGATTGGGAAACTTATTATGAAACAGTTTTTGGCGATCATTCTCCAAAGAATATTGCTATTCATTTAGGAACAAATAATGTCTATGATGATAAAGCTTCTATCAATCAAACAATTAATAATACTCAAAGATTATTAAGAAGATTCCATGAAAGTTATCCATCTACAAATTTATATTATTTTGGTATTACTCAAAGAGCTTATCAAAATAATGGTGAATGGGATATTGTTGATGCTGTTAATGCTGAAATGGAAAAATGGGCTGGTGATAGAGATTGGATTACATATGTTGATAGCACTAGTAAATTTGATAGACATGATCCATCGATGTATAAAGATAATACACATCCTAAAAATGAATATTATCAAATTTTTGTTGATGAGTTATTAAATGCTGGATGTGAAATTGGAGAATCTACTAAAAAATCATTAGAAGATTTTGATGTTTCATTAGAAGATACAGTTCTCCAATCTAGAGCATTATTTGATAATGGTACTGTTCTTTCTAGAAACTTTGTCCTTGAAGGAGGATGGGATATTAAAGAATTAGGCAATAATCCTCATATTGAAATTTGCTTCAATGAAGATGCTGAAAAAAGATTTTTATTCTGGGGAGGCCATGGTGGTGATGTTTCTTCTTTTGATGTTGCTACTTTTGGATATGTCAGAGGAACAAGCAGTTATAAATTTGATTCAAAATTAAATGTTAAGTTTAAATTAGTTGTAACTGATGATAATGCATATTTATATATCGATGGAACATTAAGAGCTGTTGCTATTGATTTGCCAGATGTAACAGATTTAATTCCAATTAAATTTGGTGGTGAAAACATTGCCGTATCTTGGAAAAATTTAACCGTTGCTAATAAAGCGACAGATGAAGGAGCTTATAATAATGCTATTTCATTAGTAAAAGGTGATATAGATTTTTATAAGTCAACATGCGTTGTTGATTCAAAAAGGCAAGGTAAAATTGAAGATATAACTAAAGAAAAATATGATGCAGTAGGTTCTTCTACAACTATTATCAATGGTGATGGAAATATTTTAAACAGAAACTTTGTTCTTGAAGGCAAATGGATTATTACAGCACATAACCCTAATGCTCATATTGAAATTAGATTTAATGAAGGCTATGATACTCGTTTCTTATTATGGGATAATAAGCAAAATGGAGTTTTATATCCAGCGACTTTCAATCATACACCAAGTACTTCTACTTCTTATAATTTAGTTGAACCTATGGAGTTTAGTTTTAAACTTGTTGTTTTAGATTCCTCGGCGTATTTATATATAAATAATGAATTAAAAATCGTTGGAACAAATATTGCTGCTCAATCAGGAAAAATAGGAACTTTATTTGGATCAGAAGGCATGGAAATGACTTGGTCTGAAATGAAGGCTGTCACAAAAGATGGCGATGAAACTTCATTCAATGATGAAATTACTAAAGTTCAAAGTGATATTGATACCTATAAATCTAATTTAGCTTTATAA
- a CDS encoding putative uncharacterized protein (product inferred by homology to UniProt), whose translation MKMKKFVPVLLAACSMLAACSPNSGNNNKNEAISDAEKLSYAELVAKAKEEVGNNTVSVYGNSSQLEKAILAFTEETGIKVNNTKEGDADLYNHLSTAFQSKSYIADMVLLQDGNMLQSEMLAPNYLLNFVPKEAAQNVAADDTVPMAAVYLNKVFMYNNYNSEGTEHSLTNYLTNVWQLAGSASDEGHIANPSFKTPTTENVNMNFLTMLTSKEWVDKLTVAYKNFYHKDYVAESDYKNIGYKWIAEFLKNSQAHSSDGTACKDTAKAKGGTVALVNYNKIKDLKDEEGYGKENVANLTFPSIELGDNKVDGFGGFCYKMYSMVAANAKYPYAACALVSYITSKAGFENAWGSKAGYYSTNHTTTIASNDKELAWWKDRLVVEDPTIVAQNYGDVSKFVKQYEGK comes from the coding sequence ATGAAAATGAAAAAATTTGTTCCAGTTTTATTGGCAGCTTGTTCAATGTTAGCAGCTTGTTCTCCTAATTCTGGAAATAATAACAAAAATGAGGCAATTTCAGATGCTGAAAAGTTAAGTTATGCTGAACTTGTTGCAAAGGCTAAAGAAGAAGTAGGAAATAATACCGTAAGTGTTTATGGAAACTCTTCTCAATTAGAAAAAGCTATTTTAGCCTTTACAGAAGAAACAGGTATTAAGGTTAATAATACTAAAGAAGGTGATGCCGACTTATATAATCATTTGTCAACAGCTTTCCAAAGTAAGAGTTATATTGCAGATATGGTCTTATTACAAGATGGTAATATGCTCCAAAGTGAAATGCTTGCACCAAATTATTTATTGAACTTTGTACCAAAAGAAGCAGCACAAAATGTTGCAGCTGATGATACTGTTCCAATGGCAGCAGTCTATTTGAACAAAGTCTTCATGTACAATAACTACAATAGTGAAGGTACAGAACATTCATTAACTAATTATTTAACAAATGTCTGGCAACTTGCTGGTTCTGCAAGCGATGAAGGACATATTGCTAATCCATCATTTAAAACTCCTACTACTGAAAACGTTAATATGAATTTCTTAACTATGTTAACTTCTAAAGAATGGGTTGATAAGTTAACAGTAGCATATAAGAATTTCTATCATAAAGATTATGTTGCTGAATCAGATTATAAGAATATTGGTTATAAATGGATTGCTGAATTCTTAAAGAATTCTCAAGCACATAGCTCTGATGGTACTGCTTGTAAAGATACCGCAAAAGCTAAAGGTGGTACAGTTGCTTTAGTCAATTATAATAAGATCAAAGACTTAAAAGATGAAGAAGGTTATGGAAAAGAAAACGTTGCTAACTTGACTTTCCCATCTATTGAATTAGGTGACAATAAAGTTGATGGTTTTGGTGGATTTTGCTATAAGATGTATTCAATGGTTGCTGCGAATGCTAAATATCCTTATGCAGCTTGTGCATTAGTAAGCTATATTACTTCCAAGGCTGGATTTGAAAATGCTTGGGGATCAAAAGCTGGTTATTATTCAACTAACCACACAACTACTATTGCTTCTAATGATAAAGAATTAGCATGGTGGAAAGATCGCTTAGTTGTTGAAGATCCAACAATTGTTGCTCAAAATTATGGCGATGTTTCTAAATTTGTCAAACAATACGAAGGCAAATAA
- a CDS encoding unknown (no significant homology to UniProt): MKTNNIAMKQILMEAEKEINKFYNSKNFLAAIITGEEKELSFDLYSKEDLKTQKLKSIQLVKEYKPLWLIYEEENNIYIFFKNSNGNIENITLEDIPHCINYSRI, translated from the coding sequence ATGAAAACAAATAACATAGCAATGAAACAAATACTAATGGAAGCAGAAAAAGAAATCAATAAATTTTATAATTCTAAAAATTTTCTAGCTGCCATAATTACTGGCGAAGAAAAAGAATTATCTTTTGATTTGTATTCCAAAGAAGATTTAAAAACTCAAAAACTTAAGAGCATCCAGTTAGTAAAAGAATACAAGCCGCTTTGGTTAATTTATGAAGAAGAAAATAACATATATATTTTTTTTAAAAATAGCAATGGAAATATTGAAAATATAACATTAGAAGATATTCCTCATTGCATAAATTATTCACGCATTTAA